The segment GGTGTTAACCTACCGCCAAGGGCTCGCGATCATGCTGGGTGCCAATATCGGTACCACCGTTACGGCGCAGTTAACGGTATTGCCGCTGACGGAATATGGCCTCTGGCTGACAGTGGTGGGCCTGCTTTGGTGGTTGATTGGTCCGAGAAGGGGGATTCATCGCTATGTGGGCGCTGCCGTAGCCGGCTTAGGTGGTCTTTTCATGGGGATGCAGCTGATGCAGACATCCTTGGCTCCCTTGGGGGTCACGGTGGCCCAAAGACTCTTTCCCGCCGCCCAGAAAACGGGGCCCTTGAATGCCATCGGGATCGGAGTAGGTGTTACC is part of the Bacillota bacterium genome and harbors:
- a CDS encoding Na/Pi symporter; this encodes MWVQPLVGFSLGLALFLVGLLVMSRNLVSSAGSRLQQVLAKAAGNQYLGCLLGTVVTAVVQSSSAVNATAVGLVGSGVLTYRQGLAIMLGANIGTTVTAQLTVLPLTEYGLWLTVVGLLWWLIGPRRGIHRYVGAAVAGLGGLFMGMQLMQTSLAPLGVTVAQRLFPAAQKTGPLNAIGIGVGVT